The genomic stretch GGTTTGACACCCGAACCGCTCGAAATGTAAAAGCTAAGCGTCAAATtgtagaaattttttttttcgaatACCGTTAATTGGTTACGCATAataacataacttttttttcctttttttttactgtgtttaaTGTTCCCTTATTTTGGTCTCTGTCTTCCCCCCTCCCAGTTATCCCTCAGGTTACTGACCTGCTGTACTTGTCTTTCAGAATTCAGTGCTCTGTTATAGAGAAGTGCTTTACGATTAAATCCCAGCATGTTTTGGGTCTTCCGGACCTTTCTTTGTCTACTTCTTGCACACTGTGTCACGCCGGAGGGTAAGTACACCGTTAATGGGTCGAGGTTGAAATGTTCGTTATAGTGTTTATGGTgatcttgtgtgttttgtggcttAGAATTCCCTAATGTAGCtggatttctttctctctctctctctctctctctctctcatataaatatatatataaatgtgacaTTTATGTTCATTCACTTCACAAAGTATTGGAAAAGCGAGGCCAATCGAATTGTTTTTGCTACATTCTGAAGATATCTGGGTTTGATATGAAAAGATGAATATGAAACTATAGAgcagaatttcagctttcagttcctgatgTTCCCATCTGGATGTATTACAAAACTTATTAAGATTTAAGATTTGGTGAATGACTTCCATTTTTCTCCATGATGAAGTCCTGGTTTACGTTGTTAAAGTGTTTCGCGTCAATGTCTTGCTGCATGATGAAATTCCTCCTAAATTCCTCGGGTAATGAACCGATCTCTAAATATCTTTGAGAATTCCTATCTGCTCTTCTGATTTCCGATTTGTGGCTTTATGGCCTCTAGAGTTCTGCTCTCACAGTCTTCTTCGAATGGTGGATTCTGATATCTTCAACCAGTCATGGTGAAGGTGGTTGTTTTTGTCGCTGTTGTTTTTGAGTTCGCGGCTCTCACAGCGATGTTTGTCATCCGCTGCTGTTGTCTACTTGGCTGACCTGTGCGATGTCAGGACTTTCAAAAACGTTGTATCGGCCTTGCTTTTTGTATGTCCAATGGAAAATTGGCTTCAAAATGGATTCCGTTTCTCCCATAGGCAGCTCGCTGGTCTTCATATtggtttatccttttttttaacaacaaatgcaGCTCATTACAGGTGAAACCCAGGCTCGAACCATGACGGACATTCAgcaaatcattatttaaataagtcAAAATAATGAGACACGTGTGCAAAAAGATCTTATACAGCcttgctgttccaatacttttggagaccaaaaaaaagagatacaaaaatattcatatatcaCAAATCAAGACCTGCACACCTTATAAAACAATCCAGTACAGTGGTATATTGTTATCATTTAATCGAATATGCAATGTTATTGAGATAATTGTTGTATGGCTGTATATACATAGTGTTCCTTCAGACCAAAGATGCCAACCAGGTCCTCACACGGCCGAGGCGAGCCAACAGCATGTTTGAGGAACTAAAAAAGGGTGACATGGAGCGCGAGTGCTTGGAAGAGCGGTGCAATTATGAGGAAGCTCGAGAGATCTTCGAGAACGACAAAAAGACGGCATGTTCTTTTTACTCTCTTGTGCCATTTAGGTCCTTTTTTTagtctttatttataaaaatttaaaaaagtccaTTTCCAATGAAGCCTACCGTATTGTATCTGAAACTGCCGTCCTTCTTTCCCTCCCTAGATTGAGTTCTGGAACGTATACTATGGTAAGTGACCTTTTCAGCAGTCTGATTTTGTTGGAATCAGCATCAAATCTCAAGAtatattcctcttttttttaacatttttaaaataaccttTGTACAAATTGGTTCATAGATGGAGATGCGTGCATATCGCAGCCATGCGTTAACAACGGTGTGTGTAAAGATGGAATAGGCCGATATACCTGTTTCTGCCCTGAATTGTTTCAGGGGTATAATTGTGAGATCGGTAAGACTCTCCAACATCCTAACAGACACATAGATATGTACCTTGCCTTTACATCTAAGCCAAAACCTCATTGTAACTAAAACTCTGAATCCAGCAATACCACAGCTGTGTGAGGTTAATAACGGTGCTTGTGAGCACTTCTGCAAAGTGGACCAGAAGAAGGGGACTGCAGTCTGCTCGTGTGCCAAAGGCTACAACCTAGCAGCCGACAGGAAGAGTTGTACATCTAATGGTAAGAAatgtatacagtaaatacaccaatcaggcatatcattatgaccagtgaagtgaatgaAACTAATTATTTGTTCATCGTACCacatgttagtgggtggatctatttattaggcagcaagtgaacattttgtcctcaaagttgacgtgttaaaaacaggaaaaatgggcgaatGTAAGggtttgagcgagtttgacaaattgtgatgtctagacgactgggtcagagcatctccaaaactacagctcttgtgggatgttcctggtctgcagtggtaagtatctatcaaaagtgctccaaggaaggaacagtggtgaaccggcgacatgGTCATGAGCATcgaaggctcattgatgcacgtagggagcgaaggctggtccgtgtggtctgatccaacagactaGCTCCTGTAGCTGAAACTGCTCAAGAAGTTACTGCTGTTATTACTCGATGGGTCTGgagtgttttagcagcaaaagggggaccaacacaatattaggcaggagaACAGATATCTGGTTTGCaatcacatttaaaattttttttttttttatcacagatCCCTTCAAATGTGGCTACGTATTTCCTAAATCGACCCGAAGCAATTTAAAAATTCATAATACAGAAAATGTTACTGACGAGGACAGTGGCTTTGACATCGGGACAGCAGATACAACGGAAGGAAATACAACGACTGCAAAAAAGCCTGTCACAAATCACACTGTAGATACCAACAGCATCTTTGGACTAATAGAACCCATTCCTACTGTCATGGAGGAACCAGTACTGCCAGAATCTGCGGGAGACACAAGAATCGTGAACGGTGAGGATTGTCCACCTGGAGAATGTCCTTGGCAGGTAAACTTTACCTCATAACTTCTTAATACATCCCaggaattatattaaataagtctattttaatttaaagttaGGCTAGGTCTCGGTTCAAGCAacgtatttttatttctttatcaaaAAGGACCTGGGCccgagaaaggcccttaaccccataaccGCTCAATTATATGAacgagataaatgtaagtcactcttgATAAGGACATCTGCCGAATGCCATAAATGATAAATCTCAATATCAAAATGGTAACATGCCactaatattggcacccttgatCAATATTAGCAAAGCAATCTGTCTTTATTGTTAACCTTTTCGAAAAAATCGACACAAAATCCTCCCACAAATATCCAACAATTGCAAACACAGTTTTATCCAAATATATACAGCTGCATcccaataaattagaatatgtATATTAGATAGATTCATGACACACAGACTCATATATTCcaggtgtttatttcttttcattttgatgattatggcttacagctaataaaaTCCCAAAATTCAGTAAGAAAATTAGAATAtggtgaaaaagttcaatattggagactcgtggtgtcacactctaatcagctcattaactccaaacacctacaaaaggtttcctgagcctttaaatggagtctcagtctggttcaggcttcacaatcatggggaagactTCTGACTTGACaattgtccagaagacgatcattgacaccctgcacatggagggtgagacacaaaaggtcatcgctaaagaagctgctgttcacagagtgctgtatcgtGTGTTGTAAGCACATTAATaaaaagttgaatggaagaaaaaatgttgtaaaaaaggtgaaacgaagcccattcaagagATTCACAAAGactggactgcagctggagtcagtgcttcaagaacACTGGGCATAAGACAAAAAGGACttgactgttgctcagtgggcctaATTTAAAGAAAATTTAGAAATctatttggaaatcaaggtcccagagtctgggaagttttagagcactttctgcttccctctgctgaccaacTTTATGgagctgatttcattttccagcaggatttggcacctgcccacactgccaaaagtacTAATACCTGGTTTAAGGACCATGGTATCCATGTTCTTGATTGGCCAGCAAACTCGCCCGACCTAAACCCCATGGAGAATCTATGGGGTATTGTAAAGAGAAAGATATGAGACACCAGACCCAACAACGTAGAAGAGCTGAAGGCTGCTGTCAGAGCAACCCGGGCTTCTATAACACATCAGCAGCGTCACAGACCGATCGCCTCCATGTCACACCGCATTGCTGCAGTAATTCATGCAAAGGGAGTATTGAGTTCAGTACATGTTCATACCTTTCAGTAGTCCCACATTTCTgtgttaaatctttttattattttttgactgATTTTAAGTAATATTCTAATTTCTGAGAtcctgaattttgggttttcactGTAAGCgataatcatcaaaatgaaaagaaataaacacttgaaatatatcagtctgtgtgtgatgaatcaatataatatacaagtatcactttttgtattgaattactaaaataaatccactttttaatgatattctaatttattgagatgcaccggtgtatatatatatttgcctgTTATGATGACTGGTGAGGTTGGAGAATACATGATACTGGATCTAAGACCTTTCCTCCACACAGAATGTCTCCAGATCCTTCAAATTTCAAGGTCCACACTGGTGGACTTGTCTCTTCAGTTGACCCTACAGGTTTTCTATGGGGTTCAAGACAGGGGACTGGGATGTCAATGGCAGGATATTGATTCTGTGgccagtaaaacatttttttgatgtCTTTAGAattattgtcctgctggaagatcTAACTATGATAGGTATTCGACATATCCTAACAAAATGTCTAGGTTCTAAAAACAGTCCAAAGACCTCAGAGCCAGCACCCATATTTTTACTCATGGGCAGGAGGTACATTTACATATGGCTAATTTTCTGTCTGCAccaaatggcaaaaaataaattaattaaaaaataataataataattataattattatatatatatatatatatatatatatatatatatatatatatatatatatatatatatatatataattataattatatatatatatatatatatatatacacacaaatacatacaaacatacacacacacacacacacacttggagaaaagtaaaggcgtTTTCCTTGAAacccttaaaataaaataaaaacctgtgcTTATGTAGTTATTCTATTTTTTACCGCAGATCACTTCTATAGTCTTTGCTCTTACCCATTGCGATGAATGACTAAAAAAATTTTGCTTACTATGTATCTGGCCTGCCTCGTTGTTATCCCCGTGTGAAACAGAAACTCGTGGTTAAACAAGTTCCTGTTCGTGTCACTCAGgtgtacaaaaaatatatatattatcaataTGAATATACTTGAAATATATTTTCCTCATATGAATTTTGAGTGGAGCCaataattgtgatttttttttgggaagGAAATTGTGTTTACATATGTTTAATATTCATGAGAAAATCAAAAGGTCTTCATCCTTTTTTTGCTAATATATATCAAGGGTGCCATGTACATGAGTGTATTATTTTAAAGGACATGCTTTGCtcggaaataaaataaaatgctgaattTTCAATAAGATCTCCGACAAATCTACATACACGACCTTcgactatagttccaataatttatatatgtacagtgtgtatatatatatatatatatatatatatatatatatatatatatatatatatatatatatatatatatatatatatatacacaaaaatgcaTAACGTATATGAGTCACGTGAGAAAAGAAggaacgactcggaccagacgactcatgagatgaaccaCTCCGTTTCTGTTTCCTTTGTAATGCTCTGCACTCGAACTTGAAGAGTCAGAAAactctcaattctgtttcctttaCATTACCTACGATTTTGCGATTGCTTTGCTCGTGCACGTCGATttaaaaatgaacgaatcactctttgagacgactcgttcttctgagtcacatcaaAGAAAAACTCGTTCATGAACGAGCCATCACTTGCTGATACTGGTATACTGGATACTGGATATTTGGTACCAGGGTCTTCAGTGgagacttacccgacttaatccacctcttaataccaccactatcacgtagcaattatagaaaccatcaatactatacaaaaacgcaatataacaacacgtggtaTAACAGAGAGAAATTTCACgaatggagggtgaataccattttactaaagcaagaaacccagttaagactccaaacctctacactacaaccgcaactgtgcacctacatcatctggagcagttcagaatcaatatttgtctaataacatgacaaaaacataacaatgtaaataaaatacaacctactcaccagagatgcagactcataatttcaCTGCACCTCacaggctgtaatccagtggtaccactcatattcactggtctggaagtggagaacaaaccctttcccgggctgagacaagctagctagctttccggttggccgacctcctcaccatgtctagcttttcttgaaaatggatttttaattatatctgaaaccaaatcaatttctcttcctccataggcatagaaaaagtctaactcaggtgtattaatgtgtgcagagcgctacagatGTATTTTGCCAGTCGAACCTGGCTGTAACactttccctctgaccaaccaatcagaggacgcaAAAATGCTGTCGCTAttcagggccagctagctgaggcgaatatgaaatcgaatatgtgaatatgtaaggcgaatatgaaatctgattggttaaagaaacagacccattgataatattctctaaggtaaaaagtccagcagtactgactttgaaggccctgggcagattagattgacatggcagcacatagaggctgaaatctgattggacaaaaaaaatctaacatccacatacacgtactagAAGCAGTGCAGGCAAGAGAAACaatacgaaatgaagagaataaactgttgggaataaattaatacaatttcatagaacaaatattagaatttaggttgtagaTGTAGGTCAGttcttctgatagtgtttaggcctgcagagaaggctttgctggacctgaccgcctgccactgctatatacaatataataagtACGTTTATCATGGTATGAACAATCCAGCAGTTCTTGGGTAAGATAAGAGatgatatacctttattcgtcccacagtggggaaatttctatagTACAAGTTcttgatgagatgagatgaagcAAAGGTATAGTTAGTCACAGATTGTATGACTTTCTCTTTTCTAGGCGTTGCTGATGAACGAAGACAAGATAGGCTTTTGTGGAGGGACCATTCTTAACGAGTACTTCGTTTTGTCTGCCGCCCACTGTATGAACCTGTCTCGCTCCATCACAGTTATTCTAGGTAAGTGTGGAAGTCTTCTGATTGGAAGACTTTGGAATGCCATGCTGCCATTTTTGGGCTTTTGAGCAAAGACTTTaacccctcaactgctcagtataCATGATATTCTATATTGTTAGAgatgtatatatactatacatgtCTGCTAGATGGCATAAATGTAGGTTTAGAAAAAAGGgggtaaaataatttattatatactaATTTGATTCAAATAGCGGTGGTCACGGTGGACTTTATGGGGGGTTTATGCATTGATGTAACATATATACGTAAAACGTGCTGAAACTATATTGCATTTCAGGGGGACTGTATTTATCACTTATCTTTGATGGTCTGCACCCagttttaggggaaaaaaaataacccaaGAACAAAATGTCACTGTTGTATCAggttttaatataaaactaaaattcTAACcccaattgcaaaaaaaatttaaataaagttgtgactgtaaaatttaaataaaaacagaatgcaatgatttgcaaatctcacaaacccatattttattcacagaagAACGTAGCAAATGTATCAAacgtttaaactgaggaaatgtacaattttctGGATGGGCAGAGATTCACCACTGTGTGAAAGACAcagtgtctacaaattgtggaacaatttcattataatgttcaacataaaattgcaaagcaGTTGAATATCTTATTATTTACAGTACCCAATATCATCAacgtttcaaagaatctggagaaatcttaGGGGCACAAGGAACAAGGATGTAAATCAGTACCGGATGcttgtgatcttcaggccctcggGCGGCACTGCCTTTTAAAACGGTCATGATTCTGTAACGGAAATTTATTGCCACGTCATCCCCAAAATGCAGGTTACATCTCGATCAtacaaagaagaaggcatgcatgaacatgatccagaaatgctggcaacttttttgagacctgttgcaacAGTCAAATTCGAAATGACAttattttttcctaaaaatgccatatacagtggtcccccggaaccACGGGGGTtacccccgcagcccctatggtaccttattgaattcatctagacattatgtcactttaatacaatgtgTTTTAAAGATTTGTAAGAAATTTGTTTAGTAAAAATGtcgtttaaaatgttattactaacgttcctgaacattcggtccgaCTGCGGAATCCCgtaaattttaagataatcggcaacttgctgttatttatgttccaaatgagaacccacGCATTGTCCGAGCCGCGacttatcgggggttgactagTTTAATTGAGAATAGAAATTGCATTTCCAAagcactgcatttttttattgcatttactgTTTAGTGTCCATTTGGACTTCAGAGTGTTCgcaaaaaaatccaataaatCAACTATTTTCCAAACAGGTGAAACGGATATGCTTGTTCGGGAAGGACGGGAAGCGGTCCATGCCGTCGAACAGGTCCTTGTGCATATGAACTATCAGCCCGAGACCTACCACAACGATATTGCCCTCATCAAGCTTGTGAAGCCCATCACTTTTACCAAGTACATCGTCCCAGCGTGCATCCCTGAACGCGACTTTGCGGAACGTGTGCTCATGCAACAAGAAGAGGGCATGGTGAGTGGATTCGGACGTCTCCACGAGGGTGGACTACAGGCCACGTACTTGCAGAGGCTCACCGTGCCCTACATCGATCGTTCCATCTGCAGGGAGTCCACCAAATTCAACATCAGCCCCCGCATGTTCTGCGCCGGCTACGGCAGGGAGGAAAAGGATGCGTGTCAGGGGGACAGCGGTGGCCCGCATGTCACCAGGTACAAAAACACGTGGTTCGTGACAGGCGTGGTCAGCTGGGGCGAGGGATGCGCTCGCAAAGACAAGTACGGCGTCTACACGCAGGTTTCCAAGTACCTCAAGTGGATTGAGAGCGTCATGGAACAGGTCATTGCCGAGTCAAAATTCCGAAACAAGAGACGGGCGCCCAGGCATGTGCCTGTGATTCGGCTGTAAATGAAGATTATGTCATGATGAATTCTGTGTAACGGAGGTAAAGAAATGCAAGAATAAAACAACATTGAAATAAAGGTTCCATATATCAGTCAATCCTACATGCTGCGTTTGTCATTTGTCACCTTCGGGGGGTTCGCAAGCGAATCAGACACAGTCTTTACATCTCATTATTACGTCTTGGAGATTTTTCATTTTGATCAGTAAAACAGTGCTCGAGACAGAAAAACATTCAGGTTTAAGGTCCAAACATGACACTTTGGGACTTTCTGTTTGCTCAACTGTTTGCAGATTAgagtccttttttttgtttgcagatCGTTCCTAAGGGCAGGTTTTCAACATTCTGTGTATGTTTGCAGCACATTTCTGTACGAAAGTGTTCAAAAAGTCAGTATTTCAGTTTTAAAGTTTTAGATCAAAAAGCATGTTTAAATCTCGCTCATATTATTTGACATTAAACTTTCTAAATTATGACTCGAATCCACAACTGAAGCTAACTGAAGCTACAATGCAGACGTGAAGTGACTGTTGAAGAACCTTATCagtcctttctctctctgtgtgtgtgtgtgtgtgtgtgtgtgtgtgtgtgtgtgtgtgtgtgtgtgtgtgtgtgtgtgagagggcaCGCGAGTGCAAGCTTGTATGGACCTTGTGTTCTTGTAAAGGAAGACTATCGGGGAGGCCATGAGCCACAGCGAATGTGGGTACCGGAGTGTAGATCAAAGATAAAGGCGGAAAAAGGAAAATCGGTCAGGAATAACACACTTGGGCATTTTGTTCGGTTGGGATGGAGATTTGGTTTTggagtttcttttatttcacGCTGCACGGCTACTACCTACTGAGCACCGCTAAGAACACAGGTAAAGAAGCTTCTTTtattgagaataaagtcatgttttaaacataACCAACCGCACAACACATGCAAATCTGTACATCATGATTGGTCGgtgttaagagtaacagagtcttttcacatgaacCGAGGTGATTaattaaagagtcttgtgacaaaaaggATAATAGGAACTCTAGagccataataaataatttctttggatacttaagtacatttaaagccaaattttacatggtttgtgtacttcgtccaccactgataaaGAAGACCACAATTACTCGTAATCTCCTCaactaattaattaacaaatgtTTACAAACAATCCCATTGATAGTACAATCAATATTGCCAGTCTTAAGCATGAACCGAAACACTTTTCCACATTGTTCATGTTCGGAGCATGTGTTACTCTAAACATCTGGATTTTGTGTACTCCGGACCTCTGGTTGCCATTTTCTCTTTTGAATTTCTTTGCTTCTCAGTTTTCCAATATGATCAACAAGCCAAGACCATCTTTATCCGGCCTAAGCGTGCCAATTCGTTCTTTGTGGAAGAACTTCTGAAGGGCAATTTGGAAAGAGAGTGTTATGAGGAAATTTGTAGCAAGGAGGAGGCCAGGGAGGTCTTTGAGAACAACCAGAAAACAGTAAGCTTTGTCCAAGGAACTTTTCATTCTCACAATTTTAAAAGACATTCTTAGAATGATGATTCATGTTCAGTTACACATTCTGCATTGGGATAAGTTACTTGGTCTTCCTCGGATTTGCTTGATGGATCTGGTTAGGCAGTTTAGCTCAAAGATGCCCAGATGTTTTCCTATataaggccaaaaaaaaaaaaaaaaaaaacttgaaggAGGTCTATGGGATGAAAGCAAACGTTGCATTGCAGCAAACTGCATTATATTGAAGGCAAAGTTGTGAAAGTTTCGCctcatttatatttagataAATACAATCAAAACATTCTGAAAATCGCTTAACTAATTAACAAA from Silurus meridionalis isolate SWU-2019-XX chromosome 24, ASM1480568v1, whole genome shotgun sequence encodes the following:
- the f10 gene encoding coagulation factor X, giving the protein MFWVFRTFLCLLLAHCVTPEVFLQTKDANQVLTRPRRANSMFEELKKGDMERECLEERCNYEEAREIFENDKKTIEFWNVYYDGDACISQPCVNNGVCKDGIGRYTCFCPELFQGYNCEIAIPQLCEVNNGACEHFCKVDQKKGTAVCSCAKGYNLAADRKSCTSNDPFKCGYVFPKSTRSNLKIHNTENVTDEDSGFDIGTADTTEGNTTTAKKPVTNHTVDTNSIFGLIEPIPTVMEEPVLPESAGDTRIVNGEDCPPGECPWQALLMNEDKIGFCGGTILNEYFVLSAAHCMNLSRSITVILGETDMLVREGREAVHAVEQVLVHMNYQPETYHNDIALIKLVKPITFTKYIVPACIPERDFAERVLMQQEEGMVSGFGRLHEGGLQATYLQRLTVPYIDRSICRESTKFNISPRMFCAGYGREEKDACQGDSGGPHVTRYKNTWFVTGVVSWGEGCARKDKYGVYTQVSKYLKWIESVMEQVIAESKFRNKRRAPRHVPVIRL